The following nucleotide sequence is from Candidatus Hydrogenedentota bacterium.
CGAACTTCTCCGTGGGAACACACCTTGCCGTGCCCGCAGTGCTTGCAGTCGCAGGAACAATCCTCCAGTACACTGGTCTGGACGAATGGCTGATTCACCCCTTCTTTGACTCGGCTAGCGCAACCTGGCCCTATGAGGCGAACTGGTGGGTGGCGGGATTCATCCATAAGGGTGGACGCGACCTGATTACGGTTATCCTCTCCGCACTGCTGATCGGGCTTATCGCTTCGCGTTTCCACGCGCCGCTCGCAAAGTATCGCACGGATCTGGCCTATCTGCTTTGCGCTTCGCTGAGCGGGATTTTGACGGTGGCCCTCATGAAAAACACGACGCACATCTACATCCCCTCCGACCTGACGGAATTTGGCGGCGCCATGCCCCATATCCGCCTGTTCGATCACGTGGCGCCCGGGCTTCCGATCGGTCATGCGTTTCCTGCTGGTCACGCGAGCGGTGCTTTTGCCCTGATCAGCTTCTACTTCCTCTTCACCGTGCGCGGCTCCCGCTGGCGCTTTCCTTCGCTGGCCGCCTGTCTTGTCCTGGGTTTCACCTTCGGCCTGGCGCAGCAGATTCGGGGCAAGCACTTCT
It contains:
- a CDS encoding phosphatase PAP2 family protein; the encoded protein is MGTHLAVPAVLAVAGTILQYTGLDEWLIHPFFDSASATWPYEANWWVAGFIHKGGRDLITVILSALLIGLIASRFHAPLAKYRTDLAYLLCASLSGILTVALMKNTTHIYIPSDLTEFGGAMPHIRLFDHVAPGLPIGHAFPAGHASGAFALISFYFLFTVRGSRWRFPSLAACLVLGFTFGLAQQIRGKHFFSHDLFALAVCWSTALVVLWLFRNLQRTAEVQTLPAGAEA